GGCCATGTTTTTGGTCTCCTAGCAACCAATTCCCGCCATGTTTTTGTCTCCTAGCAACCACTTCcggccattttttttttccccccggtCTCCTACCAACCACTTCCGGCGCTTTCCTCCGTCTCCTAGCAACGCGTCGCCGCCCTTTACGCGTCACTTCCGCCTCGCTCCAACATGGCGGCGGCCGCTTCGGGCCCGGTCCCGGAGGCCTCGGGCGGGCCCGGGGGGGCCCCGGGCGGGCCCCGAGCGGCGCCGGAGGGACCCGGGAGCGGAACCGGAACCGGGAGCGGAACCGGAACCGGGAGCGGAGCCGGGAGCGGAGCCGGGAGGGGCCCAGCGGGAGCGGCGGGGACGGCGCGGGACGCGGAGGTGGCGGTGGAGATCGGGGAGACGTACCTGTGCCGGAGGGCGGACGGGAGCTGGCGTGAGCgctttatactggtttatactggtttatactggtttgtactgggatgGGTACCTGTGCCGGAGGGCGGACGGGAGCTGGCGTGAGCgctttatactggtttatactggtttatactggtctatactgggaTGGGTACCTGTGCCGGAGGGCGGACGGGAGCTGGCGTGAGCgctttatactggtttatactggtctatactggtttgtactgggatgGGTACCTGTGCCGGAGGGCGGACGGGAGCTGGCGTGAGCgctttatactggtttatactggtttatactggtctatactgggaTGGGTACCTGTGCCGGAGGGCGGACGGGAGCTGGCGTGAGCgctttatactggtttatactggttatactggtttggtttatactggtttatactggtttatattAGCTTAAGGGACTTATCCAATATGGCTGCCTCCATTGGCCTTTACAAGATGGCCACCCAAAATGGCTGCCACAGAATGAATCGAAGATGGCTGTCCAAGATGGCTCCCCACTGTGGCCAGCCATTGGTgcatactggtttatactggtttatactggtttatactggtttatactggtttatactgggatgGGTACCGGTGCCGGAGGCGGACAGGAGCTGGCGTGAGCgctttatactggtttatactggtttatactggtttatactggtttatactgggatgGGTACCGGTGCTGGAGGGCGGACGGGAGCTGGCGTGAGCGCtttatactggttatactggtttatactggtttatactgggatgGGTACCGGTGCCGGAGGGCGGACGGGAGCTGGCTGAGTGagtggtttatactggtttatactggtttaacTGGtttggtttatactggtttatactggtttatattAGTTGAAGGGACTTATCCAATATGGCTGCCCCCATTGGCCTTTACAAGATGGCCACCCAAAATGGCTGCCACAGAACAAATCGAAGATGGCTGTCCAAGATGGCTCCCCACTGTGGCCAGCCATTGGTgcatactggtttatactggttttgTACTGGTTTATTTAGAGTTTAAGGGACTTATCCAATATGGCTGCCTCCATTGGAGTTTCCAAAATGGCTACCCAAAATGGCTGCCACAGAATGAATCGAAGATGGCTCCCCACTGTGGCTAGCCATTGGAgtatactggtttatactggtttatactggtctatactggatGGGTACCGGTGCCGGAGGGCAGACGGGAGCTGGCGTGAGCGCTTTATACTGGTTtattactggtttatactggtttgtactggtttgtgCTGGTTTATattggtttatactggtttaaaactggtctgtactggtctgtactggtttgtactgggagtgctgggaggGTTGTACTGGATGTGCCGGGtgaactggtttatactgggagtgcggtactgggggaactgggagtgGGGTGGGGGGCATGGGGAGCtggtcccagtccctcccagtccctcccagtttgttccagtccatcccagtccctcccagtccctcccagtccctcccagtccctcccagtttgttccagtccgtcccagtccgtcccagtccatcccagtccctcccagtccctcccagttcatcccagtcccttcccagtccctcccagtccatcccagttccctcccagtccatcccagttccctcccagtccatcccagtttgtcccagtcccttcccagtccctcccagtccatcccagttcatcccagtccatcccagttcatcccagtccctcccagtccatcccagtttgttccagtccatcccagtccctcccagtccatcccagtttgttccagtccgtcccagtccgtcccagtccgtcccagtccatcccagttcatcccagtccgtcccagttcatcccagtcccttcccagtccatcccagttcatcccagttccctcccagtccatcccagttccctcccagtccatcccagtccatcccagtttgtcccagtcccttcccagtccctcccagtccatcccagttcatcccagtccgtcccagttcatcccagtccctcccagtccatcccagtttgttccagtccatcccagtccctcccagtccatcccagtttgttccagtccgtcccagtccgtcccagtccatcccagttcatcccagtccgtcccagttcatcccagtcccttcccagtccatcccagttcatcccagttccctcccagtccatcccagttccatcccagtccctcccagtccatcccagtttgttccagtccgtcccagtccgtcccagtccatcccagttcatcccagtccgtaccagttcatcccagtcccttcccagtccatcccagttcatcccagttccctcccagtccatcccagttccctcccagtccatcccagtccatcccagtttgtcccagtcccttcccagtccctcccagtccatcccagtggctcccagttgatcccagtttgttccagtccctctcccagtccctcccagtggctcccagtttgttccagtccctctcccagtccctcccagtgctcccagttgatcccagtttGTTGCAGACTCGGCCGAGGTGATCCAGTCCCGCCTGAACGAGCAGGAGGCGCGCGAGGAGTTCTACGTGCACTACGTGGGCTGTGAGTGAACTGggcaaactgggagggactgggagcgactgggagggactgggatgaactgggagggactgggatggactgggagggactgggatggaactgggagggactgggaggggactgggaggggattgcgagggactggggggcactgggagggtctgggaacaaactgggatgaactgggatgaactgggaggggactgggatggattgggatggactgggaggggatctggggggactgggacaaactgggatgggatttagggggactgggatggaattgggagggactgggagccactgggatgggactgggagggactgggatggattgggagggaactgggatgaactggaagggaactgggagggactgggatggaactgggaggggactgggatggactgggagggactgggaggggatctggggggactgggacaaactgggatgggatttagggggactgggatggactgggaggggattgggagccactgggatggaactgggagccactggcatgaactgggaggggactgggatgaactgggagccactgggatgggactgggagtcactgggatgaactgggaggggactcggatggaactgggaggggactgggatgaactgggagctactgggatggaactgggagccactgggatggaactgggagccactgggatgaactgggacagttcccagtgctcccagttaaCCGCAGACTGGGGGGATTTGAaggcactgggatgaactgggatgaactgggatggctcccagtgctcccagtaactcccagtaactcccagtgctcccagttaaCCCCAGAATGGGGGGATTTGAAGGCCCTGGGatggctcccagtgctcccagtgctcccagtaactcccagtgctcccagttaaCCGGCGCCTGGACGAGTGGGTGGACCGGAACCGGCTGGGGAtggttcccagtgctcccagtaactcccagtgctcccagttaaCCCCAGACTGGGGGGATTTGAAGGCCCTGGGATGGCTGGGGAtggttcccagtgctcccagtgctcccagtaactcccagtgctcccagtaactcccagtaactcccagttaACCCCAGAATGGGGGGATTTGAAGGCCCTGGGATGGCTGGGGAtggttcccagtgctcccagtaactcccagtgctcccagttaaCGGCAGACTGGGGGGATTTGAAGGCCCTGGGAtggttcccagtgctcccagtgctcccagtaactcccagtgctcccagttaaCGGCAGACTGGGGGGATTTGAAGGCCCTGGGATGGCTGGGGatggctcccagtgctcccagtgctcccagtaactcccagtgctcccagttaaCCGGCGCCTGGACGAGTGGGTGGACCGGAACCGGCTGGGGAtggttcccagtgctcccagtgctcccagtgctcccagttaaCCCCAGACTGGGGGGATTTGAAGGCCCTGGGAtggttcccagtgctcccagtaactcccagttaACCCCAGACTGGGGGATTTGAAGGCCCTGGTAtggttcccagtgctcccagtgctcccagtaactcccagttaACCCCAGACTGGGGGATTTGAAGGCCCTGGGAtggttcccagtgctcccagtgctcccagtaactcccagtgctcccagttaaCCCCAGACTGGGGGGATTTGAAGGCCCTGGGAtggttcccagtgctcccagtgctcccagtaactcccagttaACCCCAGACTGGGGGATTTGAAGGCCCTGGGAtggttcccagtgctcccagtgctcccagtaactcccagtgctcccagttaaTGCCAGACTGGGGGGATTTGAAGGCCCTGGGATGGCTGGGGatggctcccagtgctcccagtgctcccagttaaCCCCAGAATGGGGGGATTTGAAGGCCCTGGGAtggttcccagtgctcccagtgctcccagtaactcccagtgctcccagttaaCCGGCGCCTGGACGAGTGGGTGGACCGGAACCGGCTGGGGAtggttcccagtgctcccagtaactcccagtgctcccagttaaCCGGCGCCTGGACGAGTGGGTGGACCGGAACCGGCtggggatgaactgggatggttcccagtgctcccagtaactcccagtgctcccagttaaCCGGCGCCTGGACGAGTGGGTGGACCGGAACCGGCTGGGGAtggttcccagtgctcccagtgctcccagtaactcccagtgctcccagttaaCCGGCGCCTGGACGAGTGGGTGGACCGGAACCGGCTGGGGAtggttcccagtgctcccagtaactcccagttaACCCCAGACTGTGGGGATTTGAAGGCCCTGGGAtggttcccagtgctcccagtgctcccagtaactcccagttaACCCCAGACTGGGGGATTTGAAGGCCCTGGGAtggttcccagtgctcccagtgctcccagtaactcccagtgctcccagttaaCCCCAGACTGGGGGGATTTGAAGGCTCTGGGAtggttcccagtgctcccagtgctcccagtaactcccagttaACCCCAGACTGGGGGATTTGAAGGCCCTGGGAtggttcccagtgctcccagtgctcccagtaactcccagtgctcccagttaaCGGCAGACTGGGGGGATTTGAAGGCCCTGGGAtggttcccagtgctcccagtgctcccagtaactcccagtgctcccagttaaTGCCAGACTGGGGGGATTTGAAGGCCCTGGGATGGCTGGGGatggctcccagtgctcccagtgctcccagttaaCCCCAGACTGGGGGGATTTGAAGGCCCTGGGAtggttcccagtgctcccagtaactcccagtgctcccagttaaCCGGCGCCTGGACGAGTGGGTGGACCGGAACCGGCTGGCGCTGTCCAAGAGCCTGAAGGAGGCGGCGCAGAAGAGCTCGGAGCCGTTCCTGGGGGAGCTGGCCGAGCCCGAGAGGAAAATCACCCGCAACCAGAAACGCAAGCACGACGAGATCAACCACGTCCAGAAGGTCTGGGGCcaactgggacagactgggacagactgggacagactgggagaaactgggacaaactggcacagactgggacagactgggagaaactgggacagAGTGGGACAGAgtgggacagactgggagaaactgggggaCAGACTGggggacagactgggagaaactgggacagactgggggaaactgggacagagtgggacaaactgggacagattgggacagactgggacagactgggacagactgggacagactgggacagactgggagaaactgggacagAGTGGGACAGAGTGGGACAGagtgggacagactgggacagactgggagaaactgggacagactgggacagactgggacagactgggacagactgggacaggctgggagaaactgggagaaactgggacagactgggacaaactgggacaaactgggacagactgggagaaactgggacagactgggacagactgggacagacggggagaaactgggacagactgggacagactgggacagactgggacagattgggacagactgggacagactgggacagactgggacaaactgggacagactgggacagattgggacagactgggacaaactgggacagactgggacagactgggacagactgggacaaactgggacaaactgggacagactgggagaaactgggacagactgggacagactgggacagactgggacaaactgggacaaactgggacagactgggagaaactgggacagactgggacagactgggagaaactgggacagactgggacaaactgggatagactgggagaaactgggatagactgggacagagtgggacagactgggacaaactgggacagactgggacagactgggagaaactgggacagactgggagaaactgggacagactgggatagactgggacagagtgggacagactgggacaaactgggacagactgggggacagactgggagaaactgggacagactgggacagactgggggacagactgggacagactgggacagactgggagaaactgggatagactgggacagagtgggacagactgggacaaactgggacagactgggacagactgggagaaactgggacagattgggacagactgggggaaactgggacagactgggacagactgggacagactgggagaaactgggacagactgggacagactgggagaaactgggacagactgggacagactgggatagactgggacaaactgggacagactgggacagactgggatagactgggacaaactgggacagagTGGGAGCGAGTTacagggcactgggatggggttagagggcactgggatggactgggatggggttagaggggactgggagggactgggacaaactgggatggactgggatggggttAGGGGTTACTGGGATGGGCTTAGGGgttactgggatggactgggacaaactggggcAAACTGGGACAAACGGGGAGTGAGTTacagggcactgggatggggttaGGGgttactgggatggactggaacaaactgggagggactgggatggaactgggttatactgggctatactggtttgtactgggatgggctgggatggaactgggctatactggtttgtactgggatggactgggagggaactgggttatactgggttatactggtttgtactgggatggattgggatggaactgggttatactggtttatcctgggatggactgggagggaactgggttatactgggttatactggtttgtactgggatggattgggatggaactgggttatactggtttatcctgggatggactgggagggaactgggttatactggtttgtactgggaatGAACTGtgttatactggtttgtactgggatggactgggaggatttgggatcaCACGTTGAGTACTGGTCCCTGCTGCTCTTTACTGGTTTCTACTGGTTCTTACTGGTTTGCATGGGTTGTTCCTGGTCTGgagcggtctgtactggtttatactggtttatactggtttatactggtccttaccggtccggACCGGTCGGTACCGGTTTttactggtccttactggtccgtactggtccttactggtccgtactggtccgtactggtccttaccggtccggACCGGTCGGTACCGGTttttactggtccgtactggtttttactggtccttactggtccgtactggttttGCAGACCTATGCCGAGATGGACCCGACCACGGCGGCGCTGGAGAAGGAGCACGAGGCCGTGAGTGGGCGGGGCCTGGACTGGGGGGGGGTGGGGccagcccaggtgtgcccaggtgtgcccaggtgtgcccaggtgtgcccaggtgtgccccaggtgtgccaccGGTCTGTTCCCGATCCCCTGGGTGAATTCCTGGATGagatttgggaattctgggctgCTTTTGGCCGTTTTTTTGGCCGTTTTTGGCCGTTTTTCGCGGGGTTTTCGCGGGGCTCTCGTGCCCAGGTGCGTGCCCACCTGTCCCTTGCAGATGCCCAAGGTGAATTCCTGGACGAGATccacacctggggcacctggagATCCTCACCTGGGCGGGAtcctgggctggttttgggtcGTTTTTGGCCGTTTTTGGGTCATTTTTGGCCATTTTGGGGTCGTTTTTAGCGGGattttagtgggatttttgcaggatttgggcactcaggtgtgcccaggtgtgcccaggtgtgcccaggtgtgccaccGGTCAGTTCCCGATCCCCTGGGTGAATTCCTGGATGAGATCTGGGGATATTCCTGGAATTCTGGGCTGCTTTTGGCCGTTTTTGGCCGTTTTTGGCCGTTTTTCGCGGGGTTTTCGCGGGGCTCTCGTGCCCAGGTGCGTGCCCACCTGTCCCTTGCAGATCCCCAAGGTGAAATCCTGGACGAGATccacacctggggcacctggagATCCTCACCTGGGCGGGAtcctgggctggttttgggtcATTTTGGGCCGTTTTTGGGTCATTTTTAGCAGGATTTTAGTGTGATTTTTGCGGGATTTGGGcactcaggtgtgcccaggtgtgcccaggtgtgccaccTGTCTGTTCCCGATCCCCTGGGTGAATTCCTGGACGAGATCTGGGGATATTCCCGGAATTCTGGGCTGTTTTTGGCCGTTTTTTTGGCCatttttgggtcatttttgGCCATTTTGGGGTCGTTTTTAGCGGGattttagtgggatttttgcaggatttgggcactcaggtgtgcccaggtgtgcccaggtgtgcccaggtgtgcccaggtgtgcccacctGTCAGTTCCCGATCCCCTGGGTGAATTCCTGGATGagatttgggaattctgggctgTTTTTGGCCGGTTTTGGCCGGTTTTGGGTCATTTTTGGCCATTTTGGGGTCGTTTTTAGCGGGattttagtgggatttttgcaggatttgggcactcaggtgtgcccaggtgtgcccaggtgtgcccaggtgtgccccaggtgtgccaccTGTCTGTTCCCGATCCCCTGGGTGAATTCCTGGACGAGATCTGGGGATATTCCTGGAATTCTGGGCTGTTTTTGGCCGTTTTTTGGCCGTTTTTGGGTCATTTTTGGCCGTTTTTGGGTCGTTTTTAGCAGGattttagtgggatttttgcaggatttgggcactcaggtgtgcccaggtgtgcccaggtgtgccaccTGTCAGTTCCCGATCCCCTGGGTGAATTCCTGGACGAGATCTCAGGATATTCCCGGAATTCTGGGCTGTTTTTGGCAGTTTTTTGGCCGTTTTTGGGTCACTTTTGGCCATTTTGGGGTCGTTTTTAGCGGGattttagtgggatttttgcaggatttgggcactcaggtgtgcccaggtacccccaggtgtgcccaggtgtacccaggtgtgccacCTGTCAGTTCCCGATCCCCTGGGTGAATTCCTGGACGagatttgggaattctgggctgCTTTTGGCCGTTTTCGGCCGTTTTTTGGCCGTTTTTTGGCCGTTTTTTCGCGGGATTTTCGCGGGGTTTTCGCGGGGCTCTCGTGCCCAGGTGCGTGCCCAGGTGCGTGCCCACCTGTCCCTTGCAGATCCCCAAGGTGAAATCCTGGACGAGATccacacctggggcacctggagATCCTCACCTGGGCGGGAtcctgggctggttttgggtcGTTTTTGGCCGTTTTTTGGCCGTTTTTGGCCGTTTTTCGCAGGGTTTTCGCTGGGTTTTCGCGGGGCTCTCgtgcccaggtgcgcccaggtgtgcccaggtgcgtgCCCACCTGTCCCTTGCAGATCACCAAGGGGGTGGGAACAGGTGAACAAGGTGAAATCCTGGACAAGATccacacctggggcacctggagATCCTCACCTGGGCGGGGtcctgggctggttttgggtcGTTTTTGGCCGTTTTTCGCGGGATTTTCGCGGGGTTTTCGCGGGGCTCTCATGCCCAGGTGCGTGCCCAGGTGCGTGCCCACCTGTCCCTTGCAGATCACCAAGGTGAAGTACGTGGACAAGATCCACATCGGGCACTACGAGATCGACGCCTGGTACTTCTCGCCCTTCCCCGAGGACTACGGGAAGCAGCCCAAGCTCTGGATCTGCGAGTTCTGCCTCAAGTACATGAAATACGAGAGGAGCTACCGCCTGCACCtggtgggcacacctgggcacacctgggcacgcccGGGGGGCGCCTGGGGGCACCCGGGAGGGGAGGAACGAAAAAAACCCGGTGGAATTTGGGcgaaaaatggggattttggggggttttgggttacctgggcacacctggggggcataaaaacacacctgggcgcacctggggcacacctgggggcacctgggggtacctgggcacacctggggggtacctgggcacacctgggcacacctgggcacgcccggggggcacctgggggcacccgGGAGGGGAGGAACGAAAAAAACCCGGTGGAATTTGGGcgaaaaatggggattttggggggttttgggttacctgggcacacctggggggcataaaaacacacctgggcacacctggggtacctgggcacacctgggggtacctgggcacacctggggggtacCTGGGAACGCGGGGGGGGTACCAgggcacatctgggcacacctgggcacacctggggcgTACCTGGGGTCACccaggcacacctgggggctacctgggcacacctgggggctacctgggggtacctgggcacacctgggggtacctgggcactcttgggcacacctggggggtacctgggcacacctggacacacctgggcacacttgGGCACACTTGGGgggtacctgggcacacctgggcacacctgggcacacttgGGGGGGtatctgggcacacctggggggtacctgggcacacctggggcacacttgggcacacctggggggtatcagggcacacctgggcacacctggggggtacCTGGGGTCACccaggcacacctggggggtacCTGGGCACACTTGGGGGGTACCagggcacacctggacacacctggggcacacctggggggtacctgggcacagctgggcacacctggggggtaccagggcacacctgggcacacctgggcacacctgtctcacctgagcTCTCACCTGGCAGGGGCAGTGCCAGTGGCGGCAGCCGCCCGGGCGGGAGATTTACCGCAAGGGCAACATCTCGGTCTACGAGGTGGACGGCAAGGACCACAAGGTGAGTGCCcggcgtgcccaggtgtgcccaggtgtgcccaggtgtgcccagagTCACCTGCGCACCCCAAATCCGgagaatccccaaatcccggggaattttggggtggttttggccgtttttggggctttttaatgggattttggggggattttgggggcattttctgggattttggcggcatttgggcactcaggtgtgcccaggtgtgcccagggtcacctgggcaccccaaacccggggaatccccaaatcctggggaattttggggtgatttttgtgAGATTTTAGTggattttggtgggattttCGTGGGATTTCGGGCCACTCGGGCGCGCcaggcgtgcccaggtgtgcccaggtgtgcccaggtgtgcccaggtgtgctcaggtgccCCGCTCAGATCTATTGCCAGAACCTGTGCCTGCTGGCCAAGCTCTTCCTGGACCACAAGACGCTCTACTTCGACGTGGAGCCCTTCGTCTTCTACCTGCTCACCGAGGTCGACCGCCAGGGCGCCCACATCGTCGGCTACTTCTCCAaggtgggcacacctgggcacacctggaggggcTAGGGATAGacttgggcacacctgggcacacctggaggggtcggggcacacctgggcacacctgggcacacctgggagggGTTAGGGATgaacctgggcacacctgggcacacctggaggggcTAGGGATACACCTTGGCACACCTGGAGGGGTTAGGGATaga
The genomic region above belongs to Anomalospiza imberbis isolate Cuckoo-Finch-1a 21T00152 unplaced genomic scaffold, ASM3175350v1 scaffold_100, whole genome shotgun sequence and contains:
- the LOC137465654 gene encoding histone acetyltransferase KAT8-like, which gives rise to MAAAASGPVPEASGGPGGAPGGPRAAPEGPGSGTGTGSGTGTGSGAGSGAGRGPAGAAGTARDAEVAVEIGETYLCRRADGSWHSAEVIQSRLNEQEAREEFYVHYVGFNRRLDEWVDRNRLALSKSLKEAAQKSSEPFLGELAEPERKITRNQKRKHDEINHVQKTYAEMDPTTAALEKEHEAITKVKYVDKIHIGHYEIDAWYFSPFPEDYGKQPKLWICEFCLKYMKYERSYRLHLGQCQWRQPPGREIYRKGNISVYEVDGKDHKIYCQNLCLLAKLFLDHKTLYFDVEPFVFYLLTEVDRQGAHIVGYFSKEKESPDGNNVACILTLPPYQRRGYGKFLIAFSYELSKLESTVGSPEKPLSDLGKLSYRSYWSWVLLEILRDFRGTLSIKDLSQMTSITQTDIISTLQSLNMVKYWKGQHVICVTPKLVEEHLKSAQYKKPPITVDSICLRWAPPKHKQAKVAKK